The Macadamia integrifolia cultivar HAES 741 chromosome 3, SCU_Mint_v3, whole genome shotgun sequence genome segment AAGAAAGCAGCAAGCAATAGTATAGTAgtttttaccaagaaaaaatatTGTAGCATTCTGAATCAAAACAAATGGATCACTCGAGTGAAGGTCGACATACATTCCACTATTCCAGTAGAAACACCGCTAGGAGCTGGAGCCCGAAACATCTCCTTATTAGTGTACAAGTCGACTTCAAGAGTAGGAATGTTTTAAAATCATCTCTTAATATTAATGTTGTGTAATCAAACAAAATTCAACAGCTGATAAAACAGAACCTGAACTAAAAGAATAAATTGAACCATGAAGCTCGTTCTATTCAACCATGATTTCCAAGCATAAATGGCCACAAATATGCAAAAGCCTACCACATCCCCCAAAATTGGGAAGCAAAGTATTACCTTATTTTCAGTTTTGTCCACATCTATCAATGCCTGATCAATTTGATACTGATGTATTGGATCTAAACCAATCAAGGCTTCAGATATCTACTCATTGAGAATCTAAACAGCTCAAGAAACACCATGTCCAAGATATTTTCCCTTGTCTGCATCACGTAATTCAAAACAGCTTCATTCCTGGGTTCAAAGAACATAAAAATAGAGCTAGTATGGTCGTGATTTAAGCCCaacaagaaaaaccaaaaatacTGTAGCGTCCTGAATTCGTAAAGGTCGACATACATATTCCAGTAGAAACACCGCTAGGAGCTGGAGCCCGAAACACCCCCTTATTAGTGTACAAGTCGACTTCAACAGTAGGAATCCCACTACTATCAAGGATCTGCCTGGCTTTGATCTTCGTGATTACAGAAGGAACGGCTTTCTTTTCATATGATTTGACTGAATTTTTCATACAATTGAAGAAGACTAGTCAAAATGACGGAAGGAATCACATATGATCAGGCAATAAACCAGTTTACAAGTATCAAAATCAGAAGGAACTTACGATGAGCAGTACGGGATCTGGAGCCTTTGCCCAAACGGCATAGCattaacagcatcctcaatTTTCCGGGAGAGCAAGTACTTGTCCAGATATTCTTGCACAGACATTTTGTTTAGTTCCGTCTGTATCTATTCCAGAAACGATGGAAACTCGAATATCCAGGGTTTTAGCTTCTTCTCCAAACGGAAATGCAAGGATCTCGACTCCTTAGTTCATCGCCCAAACCAGGAATCTGTTGAAATTCTTGTTGCTGAAATCGGAATAAACAAATAGCTCTGTGCCCTAGATCATGGCAATCTATATCTTCTGTGAAGACTTGATCCTTGTCGCGACAAACGCCTTCGACTAACCATTTGGCCTCTGGTTCTTCATCAACATCGCGCCCGCGCTTTCTCACTGTCACTATGGAGGTTTGAAGGTTATGTTTCTACTCTTTAGGGAGATGAAAGAACCGCCGCATCAATGCGTGCCCGTCCGTGTGCCTCACAATTAGACGTTACAGGTTTAAAAATCCGGATTTCGGATCCGGGATTGTCCTAGGCGATTCTGGTCCGATGAGGATTAATGAGAAATCAGTCAGAACCGGCTCAAAGTTGCCTTAACAATAGGATAGGGTATGTGATCAGGTtggtttggttgcaaagggaatttgaagggaagagaagtgacatttttatattaaaaaaaaaaaatttataatcattactctATATGATCCAATCTGATTATATAAATTacttgatttttaaattatgtttaataataataatatattttacatataattttgGGTAAATACATCAACATTTCCTTGCGTTTGCCTATATTACGTCCTCCCCCGTCAAATTTCATTTATTAAATTTAAACCCATAAATCTTAACACCGTTAATTAGACTGATGTtagttttgaaaatgaaaaatacctAATTACCCCTAATCATACAAACCCAACATAAAATTACTATTACACCCCTTCTTACTTTTATAAGACAATAACCCCAAAAATCCCACGCAATCGAAAGtgaaggagaaggaaggagCTTACCTTGTCCGAAGGTGGAGTTAGCAGCATCTTTCCACGAAGTGAAGGAAAGTTTCCAACGAAGGTGAGTTATTGTAGAAGCTATATATATTTGTTAGTTTTTGCGGGGTTGGGAACTAGGAAACACCTTTGATTTTCTACATCAATTCCTTCACCTTCTACTTACATCCAATGAATGTTCATTttggcaccgtttgataatgtttctgttgtttctatatctagaaacagcagaacacagaaacaacagaaaaggcttttcacgtttttgaaaacaaaaatagattttttggtgtttgataaatatgtttctcgaaatgttttttgtagacataatgccattaaaaaattcaatatctttgGATGCCCAAAAGTGAGAGAGGGTTTGGCTGCctatttttatgtttaaatagttgagagatttatcaagtacaacaacctttttttctctctcaaattcgtttctagaaatgacgaaaTATCCAACTTGTTTCgttaaagtcgtttctagaattataaataggcataaattttgatttatgtttctagaaatgggtgaaacagaacaactttatcaaatgctctTTAGGctatttctccatttctaagaacaaaaaaatgcagaaacacagaaacggaacattgtcaaacgaTGCCTTTGAGTACGCAACTCTACAAGAACAGATAACCAACGACAAGGAAGATCATTGTTTCCCCCTTTGAAGTATTCGATTATTGAGAATGATTCAATCTGAGGTTAATATCTGTTGAAATTTATACTGATACATTTTGGCATATAAGGATAGAGACTTGTCTTTTTTAGCTCAAATTGGTGGAATTGCAGATAAGCTGTTAGGTGTCATCTGAACTTCAGGTTTTGTACTTCTGGTAGCTCAAGCAAACATGAGCAGTTAACATTCAGTAGGTGATGGTGGTCCGACTGGAGCCATCATTATAGTCATAATCAAATGGTTAATGGTGCCCAGGGTGCCATCTAGTGATGAGCTGCAGATTTTAGtaagaaataaaattcaagaGGATATGGCTTCGGCCTCAGGCAGATTAAGGGCATCAAAGACCTTGCAGACTCGTTGTTCTCCTTTACCCTTCCTAAACATCAATCTTATTGTGGCGGCATGGGCAAGCACATGCCCTCCTACCGTTTCTTTTGGTCTGATATGAAAATGCCTCCACCCGGATCAGCTATAACTGCAGCCATTAAACCCAGTTATGAATATAAAATTGTACAGGGGAAGTGGGCACGCACTAGGCCCAAGGGATAGAGAGGAAGGGGAAATAATAGTACATGACAACACCAGTGCATTTACAAGTGGAGTGATCCACTGATCAATCCCTGAACACCCTCTTAAGAGTAGTGCCAAACCACTAAGCTATTACCCAGGTGTGCATCACCACTAATGCTACTGAGCACATATGTGCCGACAAAAATTTCCCATGCATCTCAGGATATTGGCGTTGAAGTCGACTTCGAGAAAGAAGCGGATATATTGGGAAAGGATAATTACGTGAGGGTTTGTGTTAATTGAATGTAAgtaaaattaagaatgaaaaaaactTGGCTCAATTGTGACtctacatgattttttttcacttaatgGAAAATAAGAAAGGCATCATCGATTGCCTTCAAACTTGCTATGTCAAGACTTAGGAGTTAGGACATAGTAGAGTGGGGTTACCATCTCTTAACCGAACCTAAACATCAAGTGGGTACCTAAAcacttcacccaaaaaaaataaataaatacagcCACATTGATTATCCGCCCCCTACCCACACCCACcgccaccccacccccccaataaaaaaaaattaaaataaaataaaaaaaacatacaaaaaaaaaaaaaaaaaagcatgtggAGAACTTCTAACAAACTGAGTTCGAATAAGCTTAGTTCCACCAAGTTCTAAACCCATGATGCCAATTGAGAGGCAACTGGGTGTGAAGAATCCCATAAAGAAACATTCATAAATGTTAAATTCATTATCCTGAAAACACAAAACTAACAATTGTAGCTCTTGAATACAAAAACTTCAAAACCTAGCTCCTAGCTCCAGATGGATGGTGAAAATCGAAACCTCCATGCCTCTGGAATTCCCAACATGGCATCTTCACATACCAAAGCACTGctaaaaaaatacccaaaaagcATAAAATCAATTCATTGGTATTATTGAAGAAACAGAGCAAAACAACAATGAGAAAAACAATTTAACATTATGCTCATTTCAACAATGTAAATTGCAGGGTAAAGAATGTTGAGAACATAAAGAAGCTTAGCATTATAATACATCCATAAAATATACATTCTACAATAAGTGAAACAAAGGTTTAAACTTATCACATTGATCGATAACATCCATTACATGTATGCTACAGCTATGTGAACACAAGTTAGTCTAGAGTAATAACTTGCTGATCTAATGAGTACTACCATTAGGCATGAACAAATCTCATTGATCGATAACATCCATTACATACATGCTACAGCTATGTGAACACAAGTTAGTCTAGAATAATAACTTGCTGATCTAGTGAGTCCTATTAGGCATGAACAATAAGCAACTGCAAAAACACACTCTAAGAAGATCTAACATGTAATCCACATCCACAGAGTCAAACAGCATGTCATAACGAAACTGAAGTTGCTTCTGCAATCTGGATACTAGAGATTTGTCACTGTAATCAGAAAATACTGTAAACATGGCCCAACTAAAACTTTTAAACAGCAGGATTCAACACTATGAGCAAATGAATAGAGACttaaaacaaaaatacctaTGAAATTTACTAAATCCATATCGACTCTAATAAGTAAACCTAGCAAACCAATGACCAAAATGGAGGATAAATGGAGTCCAACCATTACCTCATATATTGCTTGGGTACatgaaaaccctaaccctagaacCCTGCGACAGAGAAGGagaatattaataaaataaagttcaaacagaaaaaaccctaaacagaGGCAAACAGGATGTCATAACCAAATTGAAGTTGCTTCTGCGATCTAGATACTAGAGATTTGTAACTGTAATCAGAAAATACTGTAAACACGGCCCAACTAAAACTTTTAAACAGCAGGATTCAACACTATGAGCAAATGAATAGAGACTTAAACAAAAATACCTATGAAATTAACTAAATCCATATCGACCCTAATAAGTAAGCCTAGCAAACCAATGACCAAAATGGAGGATACATGGAGTCCAACCATTACCTCATATATTGCTTGGGTACatgaaaaccctaaccctagaacCCTGCgacagagaaggagaaaattaataaaataaagttgaaacagaaaaaaccctaaaccttgaagaAAAAGTTGAAAATAAGTTAGGGATACCATGGACTTGGGAGGCAAGTTGGATTTAAACTTTGCTCGAACGATTCCACTGTTACCATGTGGCCTGATCACTTTTCCCCAGATGCATCTATAATGAGATCCGTTCTTCTTGACCTTGGCCTTGTAAATATAGGCCATACGCTTACCGCAATACCATCCGACCTCCTCCTTTGTGTTCACACCCTCAATCTGGATCAAAGACGTGTTGGGGTACTGGTTTGATTTCGACCTAAACCATCGACATGACCATAAGCTCAATTAGATGAATCCATGAAACCAGTCAGGAACTCAgatcagaaaataaaattgggTTTTGTTGAATGGGTTTCCAGCTATTACCTTTTGTATCCGAGGATAGTTCCCCTCACATAGAGTCTGAATCAAATAACAAAAATTGAAACTGAGAAGATATagataaaccttaaaccctaaagaGACAAAAACAAACAACATAGTTCGAAGAAAAGTAATGGCAGCAATAAGAGATGAAGCTTAAACCCTAAAGAGACAAAAGAACAAAGAACATAGTTGGAAGAACACTAATGGAAGCGAGACTAGATGAAGATAACCTGACTCGCTCTCCTTGGCGCCCCTTCACCATCTTCGCTGCGATTTCCCTCGCTAGCGGCGGGCAGAGGTCTATAAAACTAAGGTATGCGGATAGAAATCGTCTGCGGCGACTTGATCTGGCGGAGAGTGGCCGAGATGGTTCAACTTTGTTGACACATGGCGGAGAATGATCCGAGGGCAGAGAATAAAAGTTGGATAAAGCTCTCAAAAGGTGTGGTTGTCGgatcaaaccgaaaccaaacccgTATCCGACCTCTCTCTTCGTCTCCGTTCAGCCGCTGCGACTCCCTCCTCTTTCTTTGATAGCCTGCTAGGGGGGTCAACCGGTGGGGCTTAGTCGGGCCTATGTCCTCGGACCATGATTTACCTATTTAAAGAATTAGTCAATATTGATCGGTGTCATGTTGGACTTAGTTGGGTTTCGGGTTTTAATCGGGCTTCTCATAATCAGATTAATCAGATTATAATTTGACCTTAAACGGGATAATGTCCCAATAAAATCTTTTcggtttcaattttgtttctaaatttatatataattttttttaataaaataccAAGTACTAAATATGAGCCATGACCATCGCGCCATCAATGATAGGACTGGGTGATACCCTTATGATACAGATCGATATTGGGAAGGATCAGTGCGCATGGAtcacttttgcccttttttttttttaatacatttttttttttactggtgTACTCTTGAAACGATATGAGTAATTGATTCGAATCGGTCAAGTGTTAGTATCAGTCTTAGCCAATATATGATCAATATAACCAATAaaatatcaatacttgaaaccatgataaGGTAAAAACAAAGTTGCAGAGATCTCATCTTTTCCAACATGACAAGACAATGACATGATAAGAATAAGAAACCTTCAAGCCTCCTCCAACCATGGTTTGAGAAATCAGATTGAATCGGTCAAATTAGTTCGATCGGAATAAAATTGACCTTGATTCTTAGTTGATATCGTAACAATGGATCTGTATagatgaagggtaaaatagtttaaaaaatgatttttaaattGAATGTAAGGATATTTTTGTCCTTTCTTAGCCGACCTGGATGGATATTGGATCAGTATCTGCCTTGACCGATCCCATTCTTGATACCAAGTCTTCAAACCTTATCTCTAGATTTAGGTATTGATTTCGATATACATATATTGACAGTAGAATCTATATTGATACCTAATCGACACTTTGAATGGCTGATCATTTGTATCGACTATCGATCATGGTACCAAGTGTATTAGTTGGATCGAGCTGATGACCCAATATATAGATTATAAACTTAAaattcatggtttaaagtattgtATTGGCCGATATGATTAATACCTTGAGCCCATATTGCCTTAGAAGAAGGATGAGGGTGTTGCTGTCGTGTTCACATAATAAGAGAGTGAGATCCACATTATAAACAGGGGGCGAAATGGGGTTGTGTGGTGGGGTGGAATAACAGGGAGTGGGGCGGGGTTGCATGAAAGAGAGGGAAGGAAAGCAGGGGTGGGTGATCTAAAAAGGTATGGATGTAATCGGATCGAATGCGGATTGAATTTGGATTGGATGTGATTGGATTTGAATATTTCTTGACTGGATATGAATACCCCTAAACGGATATGGATGCATATTAAATTTGGATccatttattctttgatttatataatatggaCCTTTCTCCCCTCAATGGATATAATGTGTTCTTAATCCATATTTTTAAGTTGTCTTAGCTTTTTTCTTCATCCTTTAGAACTtgtctaaacttcaagaaccttcaaaatcattaattgattatttaatcagatcaaataattatattttagataatttcaaattttaatctaAATACCTTTTGATCATATACAAACACCCCTAAATAGATACGGATGTAGATTCAAATTTTGACTGTCCATTCATAtccagaaggagaaggaaaagtgAAGGTAAAAAGTAAAATTGTCAAAAAACATATGAGGTGATAGTGTGATACTATTGTGAGTAGAAttgtaaatccaaactcaaaagTGGTAGTGTCATCAATCCAAAGTCGGAGTTGGTAAGTTTGGAAAAAGGGTAACAAAAAAGGGTAATCTTGTGgttttcccataaataaatgTAAAACAATAAAGTGGAAATCCAGATTCCAGAGCATTTGGCGTCAAACTGTCAGGTGCTCCTTCATcctttttgagagagagagagagagagagagagagagagagagagaggttggcTAGTTGTAGACTTGTAGGGGAACAAGGTGAATACCGCATTCAGACATTTATAGATATCATCAATGTTATGGTCTGTCTTTATTTTGATCAATTATGACTTCTAAACCCTCATTGATCTCCCTGTCTAGCCATCAGCTTCCATAGCTCCTCAAGTGAATGGTCTCTGTATTTGAATCTGCACTGCAATATCTGGTTTTTTCTACGCTTGGACTTACCTGTGACAGGTGAGAAGATTTCGACTTCcttcacttctctctctctctcttgagttCCTCACTGGTTTCTTGGCTGCAGAAATGGAACATGTATGCAGGGAATGTAACAAGTGGGAAGAACATCTGTATTGGACCCACCTTAAATACACTCAAATCCGTTTCTGCACCCTTCTCACTTCTGGATTCGATCTGGATCGGTACCTTCTACAATCTATCTTCACTCTCTAGTTCATTTCATTTCCATTATTATTTATATTCCCTTTTTCTATCTTTAATCTGTATCCCCCCTTACCTTCTTAAAGTAAATTCTGAAATGGGTTTCTTATTACTTTCAGGTTGTTCCAAGAAAGATTGTCTCGAAGTTTAGGGAACAACTTGTAAACACTGCATCTCTAAAGAACCTGATGAGTGGTAAAACATGAACAATGGGACTAGAAGAAAGAGATGAAGACTTGGTTTTTCAGCAGGGCTGGGCTGATTTTGTCAATTATCACTCTCTCAAAAAAGGGGACATAGTGACTTTTCAGCATGGAGGGGATTCCACTTTCGTAATTTCTTCATTTGATGGTGAGAGTGGTTATGAGAAGGTAGGCCTAGGCCTCTCCACCAATTTTTTGtatagtgattttaaacacaagagatcccaatctaatTCTTTCCGCTGCATGATTGAGTCTCAACCAACACAAATAAGGGAGACCCACTTTCATATGGAGTGTCCCAGAGGAGGTTCTTCCTCAGATAACTCTTCTGATGAAATTGAAGACTACAACCCACCAAGGAAGAAGCCCAGAAAGGCTGACACCGCTAGTAAAGGTAAATCTGTTTGCAAAGGGACTAACTCAAGAGGTTTGATTCTTCTACTTGACCCCTTTTGTAAGCTTATGTTTCCTGATTATAATTTaatttcaatctttttttttttctacttgaATTCTGATTTGACTAACATTTAATGGAAACATAATCTGCAGATGCTGCTAGAAGGGTCATCAATCTTGATAAGGTTAAGACCTATCCTATGTATTTTATATCAGGAAGAAGACCAGTATCCATagcagagaaagagaaagcTTATCAACTGGCTTGTGCATTTCCATCAAGGAGCAAGCTCAGTTTCATTATTTCCATGCCACCAAGGCACCAACCAGTGTTTGCAAAAATTTCTTCTTGGTAATTAATTAACCTGATCATAACTTACATAATTCCTAGTTAATTTCCTTCTTTGGATAATTCAGTTCTCTTATAACTTCTTACAATTTGATCTTAAATATCATTGAATGTAATGTGTTTATGGAGTTAGAATTTGGAAATAGGGAAAATAGTGTATTATTTGTTACTTTAATCTTTCTTTTCGATTGGAGTGTTTAATCATCAATTGCATAGTAATGTTTGATGCTTCACGATCTGCCTCCTTGTGGGACATTTCCATGTGGACCTCTTAACCATTCCACTGGTAAACTTCAGcctaaaatggtgaagaaaAGTGGTTTACAGTCCAACTCAAAATTCTATAATTTTACAGTTCCCTTGGGAGGGGACTGAATACAAATATatgaaatggcattttttttatttttttatttttaaattttgtacactttatctcttcattttatgttttttttcttttggataaaaagatttttatttattagaacAAGAGAAAATCATAGGTTCTAGCTTACAAGGTTCCATCAACCATGAAGTATAATTTGATCAAACTGTCGCAACAactaaaaattacaaaatacaaTGTTAATGGCACCATGTTTCTAGGTAGGCTGTTTGGAGAAGGTTTTCTAGGCTAGCCTCGGTTCTGTCATGTGGTAGGTCAAACTCTAATCTCGTGGATAGGTGGACTTCAGGGGTTTTCGCTCACAAATTAGTGGAGTTCACCAGGTATCAAAACAAAGCATCGAAAAATGGGAGAGATCTAATAGTGGTCGGAGTAACAATAGATGTACACGGACATACATAAGGGTGCATATCAATACAATGAAGAGTTTTGAGttatttgagtttgaaaatTGACATGTGACCAATCTAGACCACTCTCTCCCCTTGATAACCCATCGGGATTCCATATGGCCTgtgtcctttttgtttttttcattcaCATCTatttggaccaagttttcctcaTGGTGAAGGGATTCATGCTTTACATGCACACATGGAGACATGAGGTATCATGAACGTTTTTTGGAAAAggtactaaaaccctataggggtttgtgaaccctaagatggagtggtgaaggaaaactttgtcctatcTATTTTGATAACCTAATTTTCATGTTAAGGAAAGTTATGTTTGctagattctttttttaagtttattttGAGGATGAAGTTTATTGCAATTTGACATGATAAACCATAGCTCTTCTTACTTTCCATTTGCTTATGTAGACGATTCCTCACAATGTGAGAGCATATTCCAAAAAGCACAAAAGAAGTCATCTTTCGTGTTCCTCCTGGTGTGAAAACATGTTTGTTAAATATAATGGAGTTGGACTGAGTACAGGGTGGAAGAATTTCGTGTGGGATACCAACTTGGAAGAAGGTGATGCATGTGTGTTTCAGCTCACCCAAGTTCCTACAGGAAATAAAAACCTCAAGACCATTGCCATGGATGTTAAGATATTCCGATTAGTCAAGAAACTCACCAAGCTGAAAAAGGTTAGTCAAAACCTCCTTGTGAAAGGAGGGGAATGCAACACAAGAACATGATCTCTACTTACTTCAGGATAAGAGGGGAAATAGATAACTGCCAGGAAGCTCAAACTCGAAACCTCTTGAACATGAGTTTTTAATGCATCTATGATCACCAACAGTGCTAAACAGTTATTGTTATTAACTTATTTTTAACTAACCCCACATATTAGTTTTATGAGACTGTCAAATTGTGGGGTTTCAATTTAACTTATAACCAATATTGGACATCTTAATAATTTTGGATTGTGGAAATATTTAAGTTGAATAGTTTTATCTTACATATTTGTAATGAGTTGTTGTTGGAATTCCTAGACTGATGATCAGTATAAATTCTATAGTGAAAGCAAGTGTACAATTATTTCTCTTTGGGTTAACTATCGGAGGCAGTCTTAAAACCGTTCCTAAAATGCTTTTTGGGATGTGATTTTACTAAAGCCAAAGATATAATTCATCAAAAAAGAAAGCGAAAGATATAATCATAATTAGGAAATTCGCATTTAATACATGAATTATACgtgtttttgtattttaaaaaccaaaatactTGTTTCTTCATATATTTCCAAATAATTGATATACGTGGTTTTTATATTATTCGCATTAGACACCTAAACTTTACCATTTagaatggaaaaatagaatttatcaaatccccatctcgaagTACACAAGCGTTTCTAAGAGTCTAAGCTCAAAGATCCTTTGGCCTTCAAACCCTGTCCCTGCCTATTCCTCTATTATTGCAAACAAAcacttcttcccttctttcaaATTCTATCAAAGCTCACCTTCACCATAATCGTCAAATATAGTACCCGCTCCTCAAAGCCTCCTCTCATCCCAATGGTTTCGTTGCAACAATGTGCATATAGCATTGTCGAATTTGAGAAAATAATGTTATCCAAAAACACAACCAATTGTTGTACTATTCAAGGAATGACAAACGGTGCAGATGTGCTCAATCCAAACGTTACAAGCTCTTCGAAGCATAAAAGAgagcgattttttttttttaaattggtaCATACTCT includes the following:
- the LOC122072876 gene encoding 60S ribosomal protein L35a-3, with translation MVKGRQGERVRLYVRGTILGYKRSKSNQYPNTSLIQIEGVNTKEEVGWYCGKRMAYIYKAKVKKNGSHYRCIWGKVIRPHGNSGIVRAKFKSNLPPKSMGSRVRVFMYPSNI
- the LOC122073487 gene encoding cytosolic enolase 3-like, which codes for MLLMLCRLGKGSRSRTAHLKSYEKKAVPSVITKIKARQILDSSGIPTVEVDLYTNKGVFRAPAPSGVSTGIYKGKYLGHGVS